The DNA segment ATCGGCACGATCACCACTTCGGAACAGAGGACAACAGACGAAAAGCAAACGCAATATCGTCCCACATTCACTTTCGAGGTCGCCGGACACCGTCACACGACAACGTCAACTGCGTTTGTTTCACCCTCGCCGGGTGGCGTCGGTGACCAAGTTCGGATTTTGTATGACGAACGAAATCCACTGCGAGCGCGGATCGATACGTTTGCCTATACGTGGGCGGTTCCATCCATCTTGTTCTGTTTGGCCATGATCTTCGGATTTGCTCATGTTACGGTAAGCTGGATTTTGCGAAAAAATATGCCCCAGCGCGAGGAGTCCCGTTAGCTTCGGTCTGTTTTTAAACAAGCTAGGTTTGACCCAATGGTCAGCAATTCCACTTCGCTTTTCTGTGCATTGATCAGCGAGTTCTGATCAGCACGTTCTTTCTTGTCGGATGCTCGACACCAGCCTCTGACGCCTCACCCGAATCGGTACGTGATCCTTTAGGAATCGAGCGCTCGGTCGATGATTGCTATGCGCCAAATCGCGACCAAGAAGTGGCGGTCAAAGAACCTGATGCCGATGTCTCGGGCGCGAACAGCGATAGCAGATGAGCCAGTTCGCGTTCCTTCAGACTACCAGGGGCTGCGGCGATTGCCACTGCTGCTGCTGCTGCCGCCCCATGAACTGTCTAGCGAACCACCGCGGTAACGGTCTCGACTGCTGTGCCGACGGCCGGCGCGGCGGGCGTGTTCTTGCAATGCTCCGCCGGCGGCGTGAGCCATCGCGTTGATCAGGATTTGGGTCATCGGATGTGTGGCCACCGCGGTGATTTGTTCCATCGCCGTCGGTCCCCAACGTTGGGCGCTGCGGACTTCGTTCCACAGCGTGTCAGCGCTGCCAGCATCAATGGCGCGGTTCA comes from the Rubripirellula reticaptiva genome and includes:
- a CDS encoding DUF3592 domain-containing protein, whose amino-acid sequence is MKPLQMIRVMIPVLGICMLIGSAIFAIEICSFIYHAKSTIGTITTSEQRTTDEKQTQYRPTFTFEVAGHRHTTTSTAFVSPSPGGVGDQVRILYDERNPLRARIDTFAYTWAVPSILFCLAMIFGFAHVTVSWILRKNMPQREESR